The genomic interval GCCTTCACCCCACTCATATTGGGGGCCATGTCGGAAATCACAAGATCGACCGGTTGCTCGCCAATCGCCTCGAGGAGTTGGGCAAACACCGCGTCATCGGTGAAGTCCCCCTGAATGAAGGTCACATCCGGGATGCTGTCCATTGACAGGATATCCGAGGCGATCAGGCGTCCCCGGTCGCCAATGACCCGACTGGTCACCTGCGACCAGCCGCCCGGCGCAGCCCCCAGATCGACCACGGTCATACCCGGCCGCAGAATGCGGTCCCTTTCCTGAATCTCCAGCAATTTGTAGCTGGCGCGCGAGCGGTAGCCGTCTCTTTGCGCCATCTTCACATAGGGATCATCGAAATGCTCTTTCAACCAACGATGACTAGTCTTGGATCGGGCCACGGGCACCTCGCGTTTGGCTGGGCGGCCCCGGGTCGCTCGGGTAGACTAGGCCGCTTTTCAACAAGATCGGACGCAGGGGTCAGATTATGGCGCTCACTCAGGAGCAGAAGAAACATTTCAAATCCATCGGCCATCACCTGAAGCCTGTTTTGATCGTGGCCGAAAATGGCGTGACCGAAGGCGTTCTGGCCGAGCTGGAGCGGGCCCTGAACGATCACGAATTGATCAAGGTGAAGATCAACCTCGCCGAGCGGGAAGATCGCCAGACGGTGATCGCCGAACTCTGCGCGGCGTCCGGAAGCGAACTCGCCCAAGTGATCGGCAAGGTTGCCCTGCTCTACCGCAAGAACCCGAAGCCGAACAAGAACCTCTCGAACATCAGTCGCTTCCTTCAGGCTTGATGTGAAGGGCGGGCCACCCCTCCGGCTTGCATACCGAAAGGGTGGCCATCCAGTACCAGACTGACGCTGCATCCCCAAGAGGCCAGCTCGAAAGCCCCCTTGGTACAGGGGCTCCGACTCAGATGTGACGGACCTCAATGATTTCGTATTCGACGGTACCGCTTGGCGTCTTAACCACCACCACGTCGCCCTCCTCCTTGCCTACCAGGGCACGGGCGATGGGCGAGCTGACCGACAGCTTGCCCTGCTTGATGTCGGCCTCATCGTCACCCACGATCTGGTAGACCACGGTTTCGTCGGTCTCGACGTTGGCAATCTCCACAGTAACGCCAAAAATCACCTTCCCGGAATGGGGAATGGTCGTCACATCGATGATCTGCGCATTCTGCAGACGTCCCTCGATATCGCGTATCCGCGCCTCGACCATGCCCTGCTGCTCCCGGGCAGCGTGGTATTCGGCGTTCTCCTTGAGGTCGCCCAACTCGCGCGCCTCGGCGATCGCCTGGGTGATCTGCGGACGCAGCTCGGTTTTCAGATGCTTGAGTTCTTCCTCCAGGGCGCGTGCGCCCTGGACAGTCATCGGAAATTTGGTCATGCGTTGATTCCTGCATGGAGATCCTGCAGACGGCGCACGGTCTTCTCGGGACCGAACTTGAGCGCTTCACAGATCGCCTGGCCACCGGCGATGGTGGTGGTGATGCAGATCTTGTGCTGCAGAGCGTTGCGACGGATCGAGAAGGAGTCGGCGATCGACTGACGTCCCTCGGTGGTGTTGATGATCAGGGTGACCTCGTCATTCTTGATCATGTCGACCACATGGGGGCGGCCCTCGGTCACCTTGTTCACCCGGCGGACCGGCAGGCCGGCAGCCTCGATCATTCGAGCGGTACCGGCAGTGGCCACCACTTCAAAGCCGAGGGCAACCAGATTGCGCGCCACGTCAGCGACGAACGGCTTGTCATCCTCTCGCACGCTGATGAAGGCACAGCCACCGGTCGGCAGGGTCTCGCTGGCGCCCAGTTGGGCCTTGGCAAACGCCTCGGCAAAACTGTCGCCGACTCCCATCACTTCGCCGGTGGACTTCATTTCCGGGCCGAGAATGGGATCGACGCCGGGGAACTTGGCAAACGGGAACACCGCCTCCTTGACGCTGAAGAACGGCGGAATGATTTCCTCGGTAAAACCGATTTCCCTGAGCGTCTTGCCAGCCATCACGCGGGCCGCAACCTTGGCCAGGGACTCGCCGATGCACTTGGAAACGAAGGGCACGGTGCGCGAGGCACGCGGGTTCACTTCCAGCACGTAGATGTCCTCTCCCTGCACGGCCATCTGCACGTTCATCAGACCGACCACGCCGAGTTCCAGGGCCATTTTCTTGACCTGCTCGCGAATATCGTCCTGGATGCGTGCCGGCAGCGAATAGGGCGGCAGCGAGCAGGCCGAATCGCCGGAGTG from Azotobacter salinestris carries:
- the rlmE gene encoding 23S rRNA (uridine(2552)-2'-O)-methyltransferase RlmE, producing the protein MARSKTSHRWLKEHFDDPYVKMAQRDGYRSRASYKLLEIQERDRILRPGMTVVDLGAAPGGWSQVTSRVIGDRGRLIASDILSMDSIPDVTFIQGDFTDDAVFAQLLEAIGEQPVDLVISDMAPNMSGVKAADQPRAMYLCELALDLAGRVLRPGGDFLIKIFQGEGFDQYLRQVRESFDKVQMRKPLSSRDRSREQYLLARGFHGA
- the yhbY gene encoding ribosome assembly RNA-binding protein YhbY — encoded protein: MALTQEQKKHFKSIGHHLKPVLIVAENGVTEGVLAELERALNDHELIKVKINLAEREDRQTVIAELCAASGSELAQVIGKVALLYRKNPKPNKNLSNISRFLQA
- the greA gene encoding transcription elongation factor GreA, with the protein product MTKFPMTVQGARALEEELKHLKTELRPQITQAIAEARELGDLKENAEYHAAREQQGMVEARIRDIEGRLQNAQIIDVTTIPHSGKVIFGVTVEIANVETDETVVYQIVGDDEADIKQGKLSVSSPIARALVGKEEGDVVVVKTPSGTVEYEIIEVRHI